The nucleotide window ttgttttgttttttaaaatgatatatgtttagcatctactatgtgtcaggcattgtactaagtgcttgggtatatacaagctaatcagtttggacacagtccatgtcccgcacaagcctcacagtcttaatccccattttacagatgagataactgaggcacagagaagtgaggtgacattcccaaggtcacacagcagacaagtggtagagctgggattagaacgcaagtccttctggtccccaggcccttgctctactcactaggccacatcacttctcaagatctccagtttctctcctctagttctctccttgactttgACCTCCACTCTGATTTTTGCCCCCTTTACCCCACAGAAATTTccccctcaaaggtcacagatttccttcttgccaaatccattgacctctactccatcctaatctctctcaacctcttagctgcctttgacactgtcaaccaccaccttcttctggaaacgttTTCCAACTTAAACTTCACTGATATTGTCCTCTCGAGGTTACctatctggctgctccttctcagtctctttcgagggctcctctgcctcccaccctctaactgggggAATCCCTcaagtttagttctgggtccatctacaccattcccttggagaactcattcgattctttggcttcaactaccatgtctatgctcatgattctcaaatctatctctccagtcctgatctctctccttctctgtagtcttgcatttcctcctgccttcaggatatctctacttggtggatgtcccgctgatacctcaaacttaacatgttcaaaatggaactcctcatgttcccatccaagccctgtcctccccaagactttcctgtcactgtagatggcaaaaCTATcatttctgtctcacaaacccttaaTCTTGGGGTTatactcaactcatctctctcattcaacccacatattcagtctgtcaccacatcctctcagttcaactttcacaacatccctgaaatccaccctttcctctccattcaaactgctaccatgctaatccaagcacttatcctatcccgccttgattactgcatcagcctccttgctgacctccccgcctcctgtttctccccactcaagGCCACACTCCGTTCTGCTGCCtggagccttattgaaagtacatctcctccagaaagccttccctgactagaccctcatttcctcctctcccactcctttctgcttcaaccttgcacttggattagtatcctttattcatccctccctcagtcccacagcacctatgaacatatccataatttatattaacgtatgtctccccttctagactgtaaacctgttgtagacagaaaacatgtctaacaactctttttttatggcatttgttaagtgctttctatgggccaggctctgtactaaatgctagagtagatacaaggtaaccccattggaggcagtccatgtcctagattggactcacagtcttagtcttacTCCCTatattagagatgaggtaactaagggacagagaagttaagagcccaagatcactcagcaggtaagtggcagagccaggagtagaatcatGGTCCTCTGttctacactaggccacgctacttcccaaaagcctccaatgttgcccaaccatctctgcaaacagaaactcctcactcattgattttaaagtgctcaatcagctctctctctcccacttattctcactcttcccccactacaatccagcctgccacTTGACTCTTCTAATGTACACCTACTCATTGCGCCTTAATCTCTTCTCCttgttgttgtaataataataataataatgttggtatttgttaagcgcttactatgtgccgagcactgttctaagcgctggggtagacataggggaatcaggttgtcccacgtggggctcacagtcttcatccccattttacagatgagggaactgaggcacagagaagttaagtgacttgcccacagtcacacagccgacaagtggcagagctgggattcgaactcatgagccctgactccaaagcccgtgctctttccactgcgccacgctgcttctcccagccacactgcttctcccagccatgctgtccccttgcccacatcctcccaccccctccccgcttcatatccaacagactaccactctcctcactttcaaagccctattaaaatcacacctactccaagaagccttccctttctaacctctcatttcttcaGTCTCGCTTAGgtaccctaagcactttgatactcatccccatagcacttagataCAGAAGCTTATTCTCAgttctttctcctacctgtaatttaattttcagcttgtctccctggctagacagtaagctccttgaggccacggGTTGTGACTAcaaactcttttgtactttcccagtcacttagtacagtgctctgcacagagtaagtgccccaTAAAAAGTAATGATTGACGGATAAGGAAGCAGTCAATCGCTCCGGCCCCCATCTTCCTGGGACAGcctggcctctcctcctcctactaataatgatgtatttgctaagcgcttactctgtgccaaacactgttctaaaccctggagtaatctgattggacacagtcccacacagtccctgtcccacatggcactcacaattttaatccccattttacagatgaggcagctgaggaacgaagaagttaagtgatttgcccaaggtcacacaagaggcaagtgcgGAGCtcatattagaacccatggcctctgactccaaacctgtGATCTtgccattaggacatgctgtttctctgctgtcTAGTCGGTAGGAAGGatggttactacagtgctctgaacacagtaaacactcaataagttccTTTGATTGATGGAGAAAGGCACATGGAGTCTATCCCCGGGGGCCAACCGGGTGCAGGGAGGGGAGCCGAGGGTAGAGTGATTCTTGGCAGGGGGCAGGCGGGCGAGCACGGGCAGGCCCTGCGTGCAGCCCaagccctccccgtccctccccacccccaggcctggcAGCCGCAGTCTCAGGTCTTTATTCACCGGGAACTTTCCGGATCTTCTGTGACTAAACATTCCTTAATAGCTGTCTGTCATGCACACTCCGGGAGAGCACCGGCTCGGCCCAGCCCGGCCGGACCCGGCCCAGACGGTggcctcaccgccccccaccGGATTAGCTGCGGCCTCTGCCTGGCCCTGGGCCAGGACCTGGACTGTCCCTCGGCCCTGACCTGGACTGGCCCTGGACCCAGACCTGGAATGACCCTGGGCCCGGGGCTTGGAGAGTGGgatgggttggaggggaaggagtctGAGGGCCCTGGgtcttgaggggagggggaaggaagttgGCACCCAGGGCTAAGGCGGTGCTGCCCACATCTTCACCCTAATCCCTAAATGCTTGCTTACCCCAAATGGCGTCATTGCAGAGCGCTCCCAAAACCATTAGGCGACAGGGCTACCTGGCCCagctccccgccccggggcctgCCCTGCCAGCCTCCGCACACTCTGCCTGCACGGGTGGGTCCTGAACCGCCCAACCAGACATTcgaaagtatcaatcaatcaattgtatttattgagcacttactctgtgcagagaaataTACTAAgccacaaagcagcgtggcatagtggaaagagtctgggcttgggagtcagacgttgcggtttctaatcccggctctgccacttctttgctgtgtgactctgggcaagtcacttctctgtgcctcagctgtctcatctgtaaaatggggattaagactgtgagccccatttgggacaacctgtttaccttgtatctaccccagtgcttagaacagtgcttggcacatagtaagcacttaaataccataattattattattattgttattaattgcatttattgagcacttactgtacacagagcacaatattaagcattcattcattcaatcgtgtttattgagcacttactgtgtgcagagcactgtactaagtatttggaaagtacaattcggcaacagatcgagacaatccctacccaacaacgggctcacagtctagaagggggagacagacaacaaaacaaaacaagtagacaggcatcaataacatcaaaatactaagtgcttgggaaagtacaatataacacagtccctgcttgcaacaaacttacggtctagagagggagtcagatattaatatacataaataaatcacagatatgtaaataattaattcattcaatcaatcgtatttatcgagcgcttactgagtgcaaagcactgtactaagcactcgggagagtacagtataacaacagacacattccctgcccacaatgagctcacagtctagagggaaagacattaatatacataaataaattacagatatggacataagtgctgtgaagctagGGAAGGTgggtaaataaaggaagcaagtcagggtaactcagaagggagtgggagagaaggaaaggagggcttggccaggaaaggcctcttggaagagatatgccttcaataaggctttgaaggtggtgagagcaattgtttgtcagatatgaagagggagggcattccaggccagaagcaggacgtgggcgagaggtcggccgtgaattagacaagatcgaggtacagtgagaagtaacagtgagcgaagtgtgtgggctgagttgtggtaggagagtagccaggtgaggtagaagaggagaaggTGATTTAGCGCTGTGaaacagatggtaaggagtttctgtttgatgctgatgtgaatgggcaaccactggagattcttgaggagtagggaaacatagtCTGattgttttggtagaaaaatgatccaggcagcagagtgaagtatggattggagtgggatgagaccagaggcagggagttcagcaagaaggttgatgcagcaatcaaggtgggataggataaataattggattaacatagttgcagtttggatggagaggaaagggtggattttagcgatgttgtggcaGTCGAACCAACAAGATCTAGTGtgcagtgaggtaggagagggcaaagaggctgatacagtaactaaggcaggataggataagtactagAAAGGAGGGGCAGGGCATATTCCAGTTCCTTTACCCTGCCACCCGGTTTCGTCGAAGACCTGAGCCACGGTGTGTGCTTACTtactgtcatcaatcaatcgagtgtatttatcaagtgcttactgtgtgcagagcattgtactaaactcttgggagagtacagtgcaacagtgttggtaaacacgttccttgcccacagaaagctaacagtctagagggggagacagacattaatatgaataaattatgaatatagacataagtgttgtggggctgagacagTGGTGAATCCAATTGCAAGGGCGATACCGAAGGAAGTaggacgcagaaggaagtgagagcagaggaaatgagggcctatttggggaaggcctctaggtcATGCTCTGCTTTCTGCAAAAGGTCATGGTGCTTCCGGGGCCCATTGTCTGCgggcccttccctctctccttcctccttcttcctcctctcctcccttccccccgacccagcACAGATGGTTCCCCTCCTGTGGAGGGGGCCGACGGAGTCCGGGGACTGCGTGTCCCTCTTCGGAATcccgtcattcactcattcgttcattcgatcgtatttattgagtgcttactgtgtgcacagcacttgcaataagctcttggaaagtagaatatagcaataaagagaaacaatccctgcccacagtgggctcaaagtgtagaggaggggagacagacatataataataataattatggcatttgttatgcgcttaccatgtaccacacactgttctaagcagtgaggtagataccagataatcaggttgtcccacgtggggctcacagccttaagcagcatggctcagtggatagagcgcgggcttgggagtcagaggtcacgggttctaatcccggtccaccgctagtcagctgtgtgatcttgggcaagtcacttaacttctctgtgcctcagttacgtcatctgtcaaatggggattaaaactgtgagcccaacgtgggacaacctgatcatctggtatcccccagcgcttagaacagtgctttgcacatagtaagcacttaacaaataccacaatttatttatttatttatttatttaatccccattttacaaatgaggtcactgaggcccaagaatttaagtggcttgcccaaggtcacacagaagacaagtggtggagccaggacgagaacccacgtcctctgactcccaaacctgtgctctttccactaagccacgctggttcacacaaacaggcatcaatgtaaatagagttacagatatgtacatatacacataataataataataataataataatgttggcatttgttaagcacttactatatgtagagcactgttctaagcactggggtagatacagggtaatcaggttgtcccatgtggggctcacagttttcatccccattttacagatgaggtaactgaggcctagagaagtgaagtgacttgcccacagtcatacagctgacaagtggtggagctggaactcgaacccatgacctctaactcccaagcccgtgctctttccactgagccatgctgcttccccataagtgcttacttaccacttacacataagtgctgtgtggaggggaggcaggggagagcacAGGGAGTGAATTGTGATGatgcagagctcacctcctccaggaggccttcccagactgagctccccttttccctctgctctccttctctccccattcccccttctcctgccctctgctcttcccctccccacagcactgtgcatatttgtatatatttattactctattaattttgttaatgatgtgtatatatctatgattctcttaatcttgatgatatttaggCTGGACTTCTTGCTTTGTTTCGtactgttttgttctgctgtctgtctcccccgtgtagactgtgagcccgctattgggcagggattgtctctatctgttgccgaattgtacattccaagcgcttagtacagtgccctgcacacagtaagcgctcaataaatatgatcgattgaatgaatgaaaggggaagctgaggaaaataataataatgatggcatttgttaagcacttactatgtgcagagcactgttctaagcgataggaaggattacaaggtgatcaggttgtcccacgtggggctcacagtcttcatccccattttccagatgagggaactgaggcccagagaggggaagcagcgagctcagtggaaagagcctgggcttgggagtcagaggtcatgggttcgaatcccagctctaccgcttgtcagccgtttgactgtgggcaagtcacttaacttctctgtgcctcagttacctcatctgtgaaatggggattaaggctgtaagcctcacgtggaacaacctgatgaccctgtatctcccccagcgcttagaagggtgctctgcacatagtaagcgcttaacaaataccaacattattattattatgaagtgacttgccccaagtcacacagctgacgtggtggagctgggatttgaacccatgacctctgacttccaagcccgtgctctttccactgaggcaccctGCTTAAGCGAGGcttggtccgggaaggcctcttggaggaggcgcgccgtcctctcctcctcccccgccgcccccgctccctgccccggcGCAGTGGGCCAACCAGGGGGGTGTGGTCCCAGCCAATCAGGAGTGGAGAAGGGCGCCGGGCCGAGGGAGCCATCCAATCAGAGCGCGGCaggcggggcggggccccgggcccaggggacggagggaggagggccCGGGACCCAGGGCCCAGGACCCAGGAcccagggcccagggcccaggACCCAGGACCCAGGACCCAGGACCCAGGACCCAGGGCTCAGGACCCAGGACCCAGGACCCAGGGCTCAGGACCCAGGACCCAGGGCCCAGGACCCAGGGCCCAGGGCCGGGGGTTGGCGGCTGGGGCTCGCTCGGCCCACGCGGAGCTCGACGGGACCATCGGGTGGAAGCGGGCCGGCAGGCCAGAGGgccagcgggaggaggaggaggaggaggcccaggcccAGATGGAGCGGCCGGAGGGGGCTCTGCAGGCTCCGCAGTCCCCGGAGGCGgtccaggggcaggggctggcagaggggcagggaaagggacagggaccggcagaggggcagggaaagggacagggaccggtaGACAGGCAGCGgctggcagagggacagggacagggacagggaccggtAGACAGGCAGCGgctggcagaggggcagggactggcagacgggcagggagagaggcagggactggcagaggggcaggggcagggagagaggcagggactggcagaggggccggggctggcagaggggcaggggcagccggagcccccctctccgccccagcccccggagccggggccggggccggggccggggccggggccgggaccggtccctgcggcggcggcggcggcgacgacgacgacgaagccGGTCCCGCCTCGCCTCCCCCTGCTGCGGGTGCCCCAGGCCGGCCTGGGCTACGGCTCGTTCCGCTGCCGCCGCTCCCCCAGCCCGGACCCGCTGCAGCCCCGCGCCGAGCGCGACGGGGACGCGGCCCCCGCGGCCGAGCGGGCCCGCAGGGACAGGGAGGCCCCGGGCGGGGAGCTGGTCCTGCCCCTGTCCCCCGGACTCCTGCGGGAGCTgtccgagcccgggcccggggccggcgggccgcTGGAGCTGCGGGTCGACGTGCGGGTCAGGCCGGCGGGCGGgtccggccccgggccgcccccgtcccccaccaccCGCTTCTTCTCGGTGCCGGTGCCGGGGCccgtcccgggcccggactcgcCCTCCTTCTCCCGACACCCGTCGTTCTCCCGGGCCGCCTGGACGCCCACGCCTTCCCCGGGCAGCACGTGGAGCCGCGGCCCGCACCCCCtggccggggccgaggggccggggggcgaccGGGCGGGCCCGGGAGGGTGCCGATGCCGGTGccgggagctggggctggggctggaggacaAGGAGAGGGCGAAGGCCCTACCGCCCGCCTGGGCCAACGAGGAGAAACTGAGCAAAGCCATTGCGCTCATAGGTAAGGCCCAGGGGCACGGCCCAGGGGCACGGCCGGTGACGGGGAAGATGATGGGACGGTAGTAATCGTCGTGTCAGTTGAACCGTTATTCCACGCCACGCTCTGTAGGAAGCACGGCATCTTGGAAGGAGCAAAGgccttcgatccccattttacggatgagtaaagggaggccCGGCCCGGCGAAATGACgtgtcttgcctgaggtcatgtagcagacagagaagcagcgtggctcagtggaaagagcacgggctggggagtcagagtttcatgggtttgaatcccggctgcgccgtttgtcagctgggtgacggtgggcaagtcacttcacttttctgggcctcggttccctcatctgtaaaatggggattaaaactgtgagcccgacgtgggacaacctgattaccctgtatctaccccaatgcttagaacagtgctgtgcacatgggaagtgcttaacaaataccaacattattatcataatgatgAGTACAgtagtaatcatggtatctgttaaactcttattcCACGCCACGCGCTGTAGTAAGCACGGCATCTTGGAAGGAGCAAAggccttcaatccccattttacggatgaggaaacagaggcatggtGAAGTGgcatgtcttgtccaaggtcaaatagcagacaagtagcagacagagaaacagcatggctcagtggaaagagcacgggcttgggagtcagaggtcatgggttctaatcccagctccgtcgtttgtcagctgtgtgactttgggcaagtcacttaactactctgggtctcagttacctcatctgtaagatggggattaagactgtgagccccacgtgggataacctgatcaccatgtatcctccctagtgcttagaacggtgctttacacatagtaagtgcttaacaaatgccatcatcatcattattaagtagaagagtcaggatgagaactcaaCTCCTCCCAattccgtgttctttccactaaactatgctgcttccaaAGGGGAAGCGtgatgggctgggagggggaggcctgCCCTTCCCCCATGGGCACTTCTGATGTGAAACCTTCTCACATCCCGAACTTCAGGGCTGGCCCGCAGCTGCCCCTAGCCCTGTCTGGAGGCCAGCAGGGACTACATGATCTCTCAAGATCGGTTTAGGATTCTCTGAGTTTGGTTCTTTCCATGGGACTCCCCCATCCACAGGAAGCCACCCTGGGAGGAGTGTCCTCCGAGGCTTGTCGGGGCCTCAGTCTACCCCTCTTGCTCCTCTGAGCCAGTATGGCATTGGGATCGGGGGTCTGGATAGCGAAGGTCAGATCGGCTGgaagttataataatattaattatggtatttgtcgggGGCTCGTGGCCATCCACCTCTCCCAGTGCCATCTGGGACTCCTCGGGGGAGGGTCCCAGGGTTTGAAGAACAAAGTTTCCAGGCCTCTTGGAgctgtggggtgggatgggggtgtgaTCCGGGGGCATCACTTCCAGTGATGTGATTCCCCAAACGTTTGGGTTCAGCCATCGTGGGGCAGGTTGGGATGGGCTGAGGCTCTGGAGGGGGGctcaccctgccctgcccctcccgtGAAGGCTCCACTCTCCACCACCTCATTCTGGCCTCTCCCATTAGGGCTGCCCATGTACATGAAGTCCCTCCGCTGGGCTCTGGCCCTCATGGCTCTGCTCTTTGCTGTGGCTGTGATCACCATCACCGCCCTGGCCTCCCGAGGCCCCCAATCAGGTAGAtgccccattcctccctctcttccacctcgtccccttccccatccctcttcttctcccttccccagctctccGCCCCCCCGCAACACCCTCCCACACCCTTGGAGTTTCCTCTGGGTGGCACCTGAACTGAGCTGACGGGTGACCgtggtctctgtgtctctgtgcccTGCAGGGAAGGGTTGCAGGTCATGCTCGGACGGCTGGCTGTGGGCGGAGGACCGGTGCTACTTCTACTCCAGCGATGCCCGGGACTGGGCAGCCAGCCATGAATTTTGCTCTGCCCACGGCTCAGCCCTGGTGGTTCTGACCCGGCCGAAGGTGAGCGGGCAGCACGGGGTGGGGCTTTCCCTGCCTACACCTGCTCCCTTCACCGCTGGGTCCTCGCCCAGCCCTCTGTGctctctctgggccccagagTTGGGGCAACCAGTAGACCCAGGCTGCCCTGCCCAAACTGCCAGGGgtgcagagggcgtgggttccacTGCTGGGTCCCtacccagccctctgctctcccttctccccaggtcTGGGGCGACCAGTCCCCCCAAGATGCCCCCCAGACTTCCAGGGGTGTAGAGAGGGTTTTGGGCCCCTCTGCTGGGTCATCATCCAGCCCTCTGCTTGCCCCGGAGCCGGGGTGACCAGTCCCCCAGGCTGCCAGGGGTGCAGAGGGGCATGTGGTCTCACTGCTGGATCCCCACTtggccctctgctctccctgagCCCTGGGGGTGGGTTGACCAGTCGCCGCAGACTGCCTACCTAGACTATCAGGgggcttggggcagggggagaggtgtTCACTGCTGCCAGCTGGGGTCCAGCATCCAAACCTACCATCCACTTTTATATATGCCCCAGCTAGACCCCTCACCCGGCCCTGGCCCCCTTCACCCTACAATCCCAGCCCCCTGTGACAACCCCAACCTAATCTCCTGTTCTTGCTGCCGTGGGAGTGGGAGCTTCCCAGAGCCACAGAATGAGGTCATGAATGGGGACTGTGGGTTtgagcagagaaggaagaaaagagcctGGAACCGGGTTCCCTGGGGCCACAGCTGGCAGCACCGGCGCCCAGTTCTCAGCCCCAGGGGAAGCGGGAGGCTCGGAAAACCACATCGGGTGCTCGGACGGACAAACAGTTGGATGAACTAGTTCAGATGCAGCGGCGAGGAGGTCAGGtgacaggggtgggggagggtctctCCCTATATTCACTCTTTTCCCCCTCATGTCTAGCACACATACACGTGCAGCACTTGGCTGCTACTGCAccagtcctctctccccattACCTGGAGAGTTCAGGCCATCAGGTGACATGCGGCGTGCAGGGTGCCGTGGGCAGATGGATGAGACAGAATGGGCAGTGGGACTCCCAGGCAGACCTGAGCAGGGGTGCTCAGTGCCAGCCAGGCCCAGGGCcactggagaagaaggggatgactGACCGACACTGCCATGGGTGGGGCCGGAGGCTGGGGACCAGGCGAGTTGACGGCTGGCAAGTAGGCTGTACCTGCAGTTGGTCCAGAAGGTAGAACTGGTAAGGGAGGCCTGGGGACGGAAGGAGAGGTGAGTCACCGAACCAACAGCTTCTTTTCCCAAGAGACTCAGGACCCAGACAGAGCTGCCGGCTGTGCCTTGGTGTCCGGTCTCTTGagccctttcccttccagatccAGTTTGCCTTCACACCTGAGAGGCAGGGACAGGACACACAATCTACCTCATGTTGAGAAGCATAGAGAGATCAGATCCAGCTGCCCCCTGAAGAAGATGGAAGTGGCTGgttagggggaagggaggagtgagggtggggtgggtgggggagaaacatccccagttaataataataataattgtagtat belongs to Ornithorhynchus anatinus isolate Pmale09 chromosome 2, mOrnAna1.pri.v4, whole genome shotgun sequence and includes:
- the KLRG2 gene encoding killer cell lectin-like receptor subfamily G member 2, which codes for AATTTTKPVPPRLPLLRVPQAGLGYGSFRCRRSPSPDPLQPRAERDGDAAPAAERARRDREAPGGELVLPLSPGLLRELSEPGPGAGGPLELRVDVRVRPAGGSGPGPPPSPTTRFFSVPVPGPVPGPDSPSFSRHPSFSRAAWTPTPSPGSTWSRGPHPLAGAEGPGGDRAGPGGCRCRCRELGLGLEDKERAKALPPAWANEEKLSKAIALIGLPMYMKSLRWALALMALLFAVAVITITALASRGPQSGKGCRSCSDGWLWAEDRCYFYSSDARDWAASHEFCSAHGSALVVLTRPKPPRDGWR